ttttctttttttacataacaaaaatgCTTGCAATTTACAACACGACTTTTTTCTCCCCAACTAATCTTCAATATTGCTATCCTTCATTCATGAACACACAAACTTATGATTAATCTGATAACTTCGTAGACAATGGAAAAAAACGTTCGATTGTCAACTATGAGTAATAAAACATGCGTTCAAggtaatattttctacaattccAGCTATAccttctctccttttttttctttttttttgatatttatatacacataaaggataactatgtataatataaaacatattatactCCATGACTCATTCTTGCTAATTGAATGatatactattatataaaataaacattgtattttataaggTTATGATGCATATTTTTCTTAAGCacgcaaatatatatttatgtatatatgttttataatattagtatcATTATAAGTCATTTGAACGAACATTTGCTTGAATTGaggtaatatattatacaactggaaaattgcaatttatgctaaattgtatatataatgtaaagtACCTGTTTATGTATGTTATtaagagttgtaaattttaagcattttggCTAAATAAAAAGAAGCCATAAATCAATAATCCTGATCAAACTCTGCTCCATATCTGGTAATTATATAGGCggaaattactccaatatcgaccttcaattttactttgagtctAACATGGACTCACTCTTATAACACTCCCAAAATCCTTAATATTAGTCTCAATCATTCATGAGCCCACAGGCTTGGGGTTACAATTTATACTTAGAAGATATCtcttcaagaaaagaaaaaaaaatgataaaagctttatgaagtaagtccaacaaggaactTTATTAAGAAATCCAATTTCGTTCCTtcattctactctgaatccaaataggaaataataattattactccCTAATAAATCCTTCATATCACTCTCAATTAGTGGTGTAACGGTCCTTATTTGGGGATGGAGACTGCAttctgtccagttcagtctcagcCTAGTCGAGTTCAGTCTAGAATATCATTTctaaacttataaagtttgatcCTTGAGGGCTTCAATTAACGTtatgtattctatttttaatcagttataatactgacagtctgaagacTGACGGTCTTAATAATCtctcccaaggactgataggagcATTCCTAAGGCAAGACTGGGCTAGATCGTATAAATATAGATTGGAACAACACTACTTTCAGTCATTTATGAGCAGAATCACTTCATATCTAAATGTTCCCTCCATCAAAATTAGATAATAAGgataacatttttggaaaattaaaaaaaaaacaaaaaaaacaacagtatgTATTCAGGTTaccagtaataaaaaaactttatcactaaaaaatttttacgaattataattatatttcacacACCAATCAATCATCCCCTTGTATGACGACATTGATATCTGATTAGAACTTCAAAGAGTTgtcttaaaatttcattaaattttgctAGTTAGTTTAGACGTTACATTGGTTTTAGTGAGCCcagttatgtatttttcaggACAATACATTGATAGgagtttttttgttcataacgAAATTTTTTATGGGCAAAAATACAGTATATGCCAAACAGTGGCTTGATAAGGAATATGGATACTCTGGACCaaggaaataaaatctattaaaaagtcAGAGTAGTGTTTGAGTTAATGTATCCCTCTTAAAACGAATAAAAGAGtttcactataaaaaatattttttcttagtttGATCAGAGACTTATTTAGTGATGTGCTATATTGTATAAATGAGAGCCTTCAAATGATAAGGAATATaaccaaattttttatcaatttgtggttttttgtaaattcatgtTGTTCAAACAAATTCTTTAAATGTTTAACAAATCTTGACAAGTGAGATGGTGAAATCCAAATTTGTGCCAGTAGTCGCAGTtgcttttatcaaatataaataaatgttgtaactttttttagccAAACATATAAAGGGACAATATTTGTGGGTCTAAGAGATGACTAAAAGTGAGGCAAGAAAGTTTTGTGAAGGAAAAAATGTTGTGAAAAGTATagactaataaattttttagaatttatttcacatatattgtatataaatattaattatgctTTCAAAAGATTTGACGCGTGCCAAATAACTATTCTATGTAATCtccaataaatgattaaatgttaGAATAAACAGTTTGCTAGTGTTTGAGTTCAAATTCGAATTTAAAATTTCCACGTATATTTAACAAAACTccttttatacttatttttctcaaaaatttaagattattgGTTATATCccttatataaatgtatttttgttaccATTAGGTGTGCCTTCAACttcaaattcttcaaaatacaaAAGGATTTTATGACGAGGTTTGACATGGATAAACCAGTGACACTGCTGATTCCCACTAATTTTACTGGAACTATATTTCTCAGGATAATTGGGACTTGTAATTACACCATTGTCCAAATCCGTGATGTTGCCTCCACAACCTGTcgatataaattgaaaaaattcaaatattatcatttgattttacaaaaataatgtttagagTCACTACCGTCTCCAAAGATGGACTTCTCCTTGAAAAACAAATAACGACCCATGAAGCCAGAAAATACATCCTTGTCATCCGTTAAAAGAAACACTTTTAAGCCAACAGCAACTTCACGAAGAGACACCACAGGTCCTGGACTTGAGCTTGCACAATAGCGACCAACTAATTCTTCAGTTTTATCACGATACACTTGAAAAATCTCCAACCAGTCCTCAACACATTGATTACGTCCATATGCTTTCCATGCACCAAGAGAAGTATTGGATTGTAAATTATCTGTTCTCACTTTAAACGTATCAAATACGATTTGAACTTGTTCATTTGGCTCAGCATAAAACAAATATGTGCAATTCGTGGAAGAAGGATAATTGGATGGATGTCGAGGTGAGTTGAACCTTCCTTCCTTCCTCGACAAACTTTTGTACGTAAATTCACAATGTCCTTCGGGGGAAGGGGTTCCAATGGGAATCAAATACTCggtttcaaatttaaacaatgcCTTAAAACCTGAACCTGGTTTAGAACCTGcgttaaaaaagaagaacaagaCGAGGACCTGGAGTTCGAACTGCTTCTGGATCCTGTTTCCCACAAAATTCAAAATCGTGTTCATTATAACGGTGATCCTCTTCCTGCCCTCGAATATAGACCTTCAAATATCCGTCGTTACAACTCTTTCCAGACATTGGAATGttgaacttttcaaatttgagaATAACCCTCTCTAAGTTTTGTTCATCCTGCATTCCATATATGAAATAACGACAAACAACGTTGGTTTGGTAAGGAAAGGGATAGTTTGGAGAAAAAAACGGTTCCAGAGCTttcttttttgctcaaaatagtTTGATCACACTCTGTTCCTCTGATATGTGTAGCATCACTTTGAATGAAATCTAGGGAAAAATTACAAGTAGTAATAAgatatatacaacaaaaaatctataattactCAGTTTAACAAAATTTTCAGAGAATTCAAATAGCCCATAAAAACCTCGATTTTGGACTGGAGCGGTCCGTCTTAATGTTGTAAATGTCACATACATCATGTTTTTCGTCGAGTAAATTACGAGATTCCTCATTTGACCACAATAAGTGCCTATTTTTTCAGCTTCTTTATCAGGACCGTCGTAAATTGTGACGTAATCAAATGGACagctggaaaaaataaaataattggacAATCAATAATAGTTATACAAAGCTGATATGATGTATATTGAGTACATTTACCATAATCTgtaattgattaatttcatttgaatgacttgaaaAAAACTTACTGAGCTCCACCGTAGAAAAGATCAAAATCTCGAAATTCCAATCGCAACCGCTGATTTGGCTCTCCAATGAATTTAAAAGTGCAATGAGTATTTTTAGGATATGTTCCTGGATACGTTGGAGTCATGATTTCTCCACGTTTCTTATGTTTGgcataaataagaaatgaacaAGTTTCTCCCTTCTGACTAATTACATTTGGAATCGGTGTGCCAATATTGTACTTATCTGAAAATATGAGGAACATTGGTCATATGAGATTTAAGCCAGTATATTCCATATTGGCCTTAAAGTGTTCCTTTTGGTGACAAATGaagtaatataaagtttttccTTATTGATCAATGTTATCATCATAAGAAAAACCATTGTCACAATGacaacaaaattgaattttctatatTACTGACTAGACATCTCAGAGACATATTAATAAGTGTTGCAGGGTcttaaattgttatttgtaggaattaaacataattttatgaaGTTTGGAGTATAGAAATTCCCAGTTCACTacccaaaaaaatatgcattcatCGAGGCTGTGTAGTTAATTATAAAGTACTATTCAGGTAGAGTCAACGTCCACGAGtggacaaaaatataattactttgtacaaatatcgGTTATGTAGTCTTCATTCTGCCCCTTAAATTGCAGTTTTGTGTTCCGCAGGCTATAAACATTGATCAATATGGCTcgtatattatactttttgttttttaccaaaaatacatttgtaagaCTGTGTATATTGCCCctcatttcgaaaaaaaataatagctaagAGCCGGTCAAGTCTACATAGTGCATTGAATCCACccctacataatatgtagattctatcaatattttataaagtgagGGACGTACCATCAGGGATAAATCGATAGTATCCTGAGAATCTTGCATCCGTTACGTTATCCCGATCTGATAAAAAGACAAAAGAGAGATAACGATACAAGGATATCCGTGTCCTCGGAGGTATTTTCCCACAATATCGCCCGCCAAATGGAGTTTCAATAAGGGAAACATTTAAATGGAGTGCCTCAGTGAATAAATCCAAATGTTCATGataacatctatgtataaaaagtaaagtgATTAACGATAAActcatgataaaaatatatttttgtaaaggagTAGTAATTTGTTGCTGCTTTATTCGTAtgacaaggtttttttttttttcagatactaaagtttttaatttaatgtgtaGAAACAAggtatagaataaaaaaataattaaaattagtggatggattaaaataaatatataagtatattatgtaaataatagcTTTAATATAATAGGAATATGGgacgtgtcaacataaaagaagTCCGAAATTGTTTTGTGTGAAAATCAATCGGTATTCTTAAATAATCGAttaaaattcttagaattttgtgctcaaattttatttaaatgttggCTGAAGGTAAcagttcaaatatatatttacaatgttaaataaaaaaatatttttttaaattataaaaactgtaAATCAAAAGTTCTTAAATTTTAGATAACGAGCATAATATGTATACtgacatgatatttttttatatatacaaggtACAAATGGAGGACAAGACCCTTTGATTCAttcttatgaagtaaaatagctataaaaagtatttaattcatttttctcaattttttttattttattatcctatCCTACTTTTATATTGACACGTCACATACATTCTGGAGAAATAGGTTTCAAgtcttattattatatcttaagGCCATCTCTCAAATATcatctctaaaaataaacacaaatagaACCAAAACATGTCTCAAAATTCAGAATATTGttgtgtacaatttttttttctttcttgaaggTTCCGTCGAATAATAGCCATAAtgagttggttttttttcacttagttaaagccttaaaatataaatacaaaaattgcaaatagtttgaataagaaaaaaatagcaaaaataagtaagagtaaaaaaaaaaagatttacaataGACTTCTTCTAACTTGACGGACCTCAAACATCTTGGGACATGTTTCGGGCTATTTATGTGCAATACTCCACCACCCAATGAATAAAgtttaataagaagaaaaaaaaaactatatgaatttcctttgttttattttatgaaatttaatattccatgtCACGTAAGAAAGTGTCTATTGTAatggtaaaataatatatattaaaaaagaaagaaatatattttgtcaatgatGAAGAATCTTGGAGGAAAAATAAGAAGTTAACCCTTTAACGAGGACGCAACATGGCACACATTTGTAATATCGtcgtaaataatatatacttttgcatattgtattttgtgtaggattttaaaatttatgggtACTCTATATATTCTAGTGAACCTTTCTCCCAAATTTCAAAGACTTACcctattaaaaattcataaacatGTTATAATGTAGCTGTGTggatataattcaaaatattatatgtgttttatttccaACTTATATAATACATGGGCTGAATAGTCCCGGGGTTTTTCAAAATAgtaacactatttttttattcacctctTTTTCCTTTCGTACcaatcttcaaaagacagcGGTCAAAATTGTATATCTAAGTgttttttagtttgtgagttatttccaaaacaatgaatcaaaaacaattttgagtttaaattttacactgGTCCTTGATGAGGAAAAATTACTGTTCAAAGTAAGCAACGGCTTAAAAAGTGTTAGGGGGACTCTCCTctacaaaactttgaaaaaaaaccaattttttttttgtaagcccGGGGCTTATCATCCcaagtgttatattttataaaaaactatgaatttttgcatGATTTATAGCCGACCGTATATGTTTTCAGTCAGATTTTAATGCCTGAAATGTAACACGTCTGAAAATCAAGGATGcacaaatttggaaaaaaagtgtaataatagatttattttttcgacaatacaaagaataccaaaaataattttgatatctttCACCTTCGTCGTTAAAGggttaaaggaaaaataaaaaagaaattgattattCTCAAGATTCCacaacatgtatttttttttttgtatctacaaataatgataaaagaagaaaaaagtgttttcgATTGGGGATGTTATGTTTAAAAAGgttgaaaaaagtttgtttggaatgattctatatatataaaaggtccATAAGAgagaaaattgttatttttcccGTTAAAATATGgttggataataataattattagaagaACACCTAATATTAAGTTAAGGAAAGATGAATTTTGATAATATGATCAACGTAAGAATGTAATAATTTTGGGCACTACAATAAGGGGTAGAAGAGAGGGAGAGAGGTGTTGGTGATTTTTCTTGTGCTCTTCAAGCCCCATTCTACAGTTAATATTGTAAGtgtgtttgtatatattaaatactgttttatttaaacataaggAGGTTTACAAGTGGAAACGATGTAGTACTTCTATATAACTGTTTACGTAAGATAGAGTTAAAAGggtgaataaatataattacaaaagaaagaaacagaaagataggttttgttgattgtataaagaaggaattgaggaaaaaagagaaagtctaaagtttaatcaaaatttctCTGTCTAGTCACTCTAACTAAATCttagtttataataattgaGCACTATGCGTAGGGttataaatcctaagcattGTTCGTTATTTTAGAAACGAaatcgaaaatgaacgtggtaacccttacaattgGATAAATGTTACAGAAGGGAAGAACTAAGCTGTGATTACTTTTCCTTCAAGTAACTGCAATTCGTTACgaaggagaaataaataaatacacgtCTTACTCAGTATCAAGTAAGGCCACGGGTATAAATTTCTCCGATATCGATCcaaaattctactctgagtccaaaaaggacttacaattataactccccaccCACTCTTATTCTTTGACATTCATGAAAAGAAACCatagaaaagtaaatatatagagGCGACAACTTATTTTAGATGTCAGATTAGTATTGTGAGGAAGGTGTCTTTATGAATATGAAGCTGTGATAGAAGAATTTTGTAAGGAGGATAAGATAAGCATGTACTTGGTTTAAAGAACAAATTAAGAATATTCAACTTTAACTGAACTTGTTTGTCTTTTAAAATCCGCTGAGTAATGATTAAATGATTGGCCAAAAACAATATGCCAAAAGGATGACAAAAAGTAACTCCCTGTTAGAATGATTATCCCGTATCCTGTGACTGTTTTCTCTTTCCTATCCCTTCCTTTTATGCTATATTGTCTTTACTACACCATGTTTATCAAGAGATAAAATCTAGATCAATACATTATCAACTTATTGCCgctaaatcacttttttttttgctttatgattaaaatacaaaagcaAACCCTTCTTATTAAGATATTCtcttctcaataataaaataatcatgagaacagcttcagaaaaaaacccactatttatttttaatcctgaaaatcaatttatttaatttagggTATGTGCCATCAATAGATAATATTACactaatattatacttttatttatttttgtaaaaatattgtatcaaacgtttttcttcaaaaaaaaaagttaataaatgtttaaatccCAATTTTAGCTACACCCGCcaaatatttgacttttgttTCTGTACAacaatgaaaatacatataatgtcaaaattttgagtaataaatttttaacgtgactttttcttaaatagtaACGGATGAAATACTTTGCCATTGTGATTTGAggaaaatttcatataaactgGTCTTTGGGGTAATGCTTCAGCTTTTGTGCAGTCTTGTTTCGGTCTTATTTATTCAGTAGAGTACATATTCTTTTAGGACTGGTCCAATCAGTCCTTGAATCGTTCCTACAAATGCTGTTggtttattaaatcaaataagatatatcagACATATTTAGAGCATTGCagatatcttgcaaaaaatgtttctttttttattgttaatatatattttagtggttatataatttattctattttatagttgaataatttaaaaaaattacgtcaTTACGAATCCATTTTACCTCTTTTAAGTACCGTCAAGTGGGAGTGGAAAAGGTAAATACTtttgtgatattatttttaatggacatagtatttaatttgaaaaacaaacaaacataattctggccattaatcatatttttctctGAGTACCGGGTGaaacattgaaatctgaacacctacaaattcaatatcaattatggttgagtaattgaaataaattcatattttgatatattaaattataagcaaatagtaaaaaaaaaaatctgagctctttagctgAAATACAtatcgagaaaatgacacttgaacattatcaacaaatttttattcgCACAATCTTAGAAGATGggtgtctccaagaccaccgtctacgctgtcacAAAGTGCAAAACGTTGGAGAAAACGAaaggctctatcaaaaaggacatggaaaatagcccaggccaatACCTCTAGTACATGAAGGTCTATGCAAGAGGTCTTGAGGTTTCACACCAAACCGTCtagagaactataaaaaaaaggatgcaaAGAGCCTTGTTAtggtgga
The sequence above is drawn from the Lepeophtheirus salmonis chromosome 5, UVic_Lsal_1.4, whole genome shotgun sequence genome and encodes:
- the LOC121117652 gene encoding LOW QUALITY PROTEIN: cubilin (The sequence of the model RefSeq protein was modified relative to this genomic sequence to represent the inferred CDS: deleted 2 bases in 2 codons), whose translation is MVPVHSGLLCILGLLIRISQGCDIKVVSTSSPGSKNGTFRAPNFLNPEEHVTQCTYTFQAAENERVEIEFDEFDLDGTPPDGAQPGSLASCYHEHLDLFTEALHLNVSLIETPFGGRYCGKIPPRTRISLYRYLSFVFLSDRDNVTDARFSGYYRFIPDDKYNIGTPIPNVISQKGETCSFLIYAKHKKRGEIMTPTYPGTYPKNTHCTFKFIGEPNQRLRLEFRDFDLFYGGAHCPFDYVTIYDGPDKEAEKIGTYCGQMRNLVIYSTKNMMYVTFTTLRRTAPVQNRGFYGLFEFSENFVKLNFIQSDATHIRGTECDQTILSKKESSGTVFSPNYPFPYQTNVVCRYFIYGMQDEQNLERVILKFEKFNIPMSGKSCNDGYLKVYIRGQEEDHRYNEHDFEFCGKQDPEAVRTPGPRLVLLFNAGSKPGSGFKALFKFETEYLIPIGTPSPEGHCEFTYKSLSRKEGRFNSPRHPSNYPSSTNCTYLFYAEPNEQVQIVFDTFKVRTDNLQSNTSLGAWKAYGRNQCVEDWLEIFQVYRDKTEELVGRYCASSSPGPVVSLREVAVGLKVFLLTDDKDVFSGFMGRYLFFKEKSIFGDGCGGNITDLDNGVITSPNYPEKYSSSKISGNQQCHWFIHVKPRHKILLYFEEFEVEGTPNDRGCPAATLRVWPWNQRNKTPLELCGDSLEHNTQILSETNMLRISFFIADKAVGAKGFKAIWTEIKDGPSCDEFHCFSSSFCISSKLKCNGVKNCGHNDESDEIDCVIETEVNEYMVIGLGIGAVSVVMIAVLLYCHRKRKRRRLDHPMLPSHAHFHTCESIGERFATSSSMDSGFISDLKMERKFHIFNENGNPGTLV